A single window of Micrococcaceae bacterium Sec5.1 DNA harbors:
- a CDS encoding GDSL-type esterase/lipase family protein, with protein sequence MGCAGSASWSKKSKIARSAAALLLVLGLLGTVVPAQAFPSASIKFQTSTPPVTGAIGQLYGTSTWARSVLIRPTAAEECSSTGCVQRFVGGDIAWSARTGARVVVNGPVRTAWWDANGPAGYHGYPTTDTVSGLRNGGSKQLFERGAISFSAATGAQRTTGSIHLAWGRAGFEAGFLGYPAGSERTGLPEGGAYQVFERGFIVWSPATGAHPSMGAIRERWRQSGLESGEFGYPTTDEATGLRNGGSSQQYQHGTMIWSPATGARALTGAIRGYWSATGGQNGALGYPVSEEYRQNDFVYQLFQGGTVYWSAATGAHSTTHGDVHNRYVSLGGAAGQLGLPLTDKLPRAGGLVQQFVNGWLVWGPATGARIVGHPTYKVWSINPGEFGWPVRDTWSDARGSHVAFQKLETIWNDSTQELYSAEAVDASTVVFLGDSQLDLDSWGEQGARTAGYTRQVVRSIGGIGYVSGSPAVGGNSATDAVLLDRILLPQGNPGLVVVTLGGNDARILATDAAILSQANRLWDELRRKYPRSTILITGVISRYDASHFQRRWVDGLLTREAAVRGWPRISMAGTATIAGATWNYLDDVHLNQTGHNKVAPLYASALKYVLGK encoded by the coding sequence GTGGGTTGTGCGGGGTCGGCTTCGTGGTCGAAGAAAAGCAAAATCGCCCGGTCAGCGGCGGCGCTGTTGTTGGTCCTTGGCCTGCTTGGAACAGTGGTACCGGCGCAAGCGTTCCCGTCGGCGAGCATCAAGTTTCAGACTTCCACTCCTCCCGTCACAGGCGCCATCGGGCAGCTTTACGGCACCAGCACTTGGGCCCGAAGCGTTCTGATCCGGCCCACGGCAGCGGAGGAATGCTCCAGCACCGGTTGCGTGCAACGGTTCGTCGGTGGCGATATCGCTTGGTCTGCCCGTACGGGAGCCCGTGTGGTGGTCAATGGGCCGGTCCGCACCGCATGGTGGGACGCCAATGGTCCTGCTGGCTATCACGGCTATCCCACGACAGACACTGTAAGCGGCCTGCGCAATGGGGGTTCCAAGCAACTCTTCGAAAGAGGAGCGATCAGTTTCTCGGCAGCTACTGGTGCCCAACGCACCACGGGGTCCATCCATTTGGCGTGGGGGAGGGCGGGCTTTGAGGCTGGTTTCCTCGGGTACCCGGCCGGCAGTGAACGCACCGGACTGCCCGAGGGCGGTGCCTACCAGGTCTTCGAGCGCGGCTTTATTGTGTGGTCCCCGGCGACTGGGGCACATCCCTCCATGGGCGCCATACGTGAGCGCTGGCGCCAATCCGGGCTGGAAAGCGGTGAGTTTGGCTATCCCACTACGGATGAAGCGACTGGACTGCGTAATGGCGGCTCATCACAGCAGTACCAGCACGGAACCATGATCTGGTCCCCCGCCACCGGAGCGAGGGCCCTGACGGGAGCCATCCGTGGCTACTGGTCCGCGACGGGAGGCCAGAACGGTGCCTTGGGATATCCGGTCAGCGAGGAATACCGGCAAAACGACTTCGTCTACCAACTCTTCCAGGGCGGCACGGTCTACTGGTCGGCGGCCACTGGTGCGCATTCAACCACCCATGGCGACGTCCACAACCGCTACGTCTCCCTGGGTGGAGCTGCCGGCCAATTGGGCTTGCCCCTCACGGACAAGCTTCCGCGGGCCGGGGGTCTGGTGCAGCAGTTCGTCAACGGTTGGCTTGTTTGGGGGCCTGCAACGGGAGCGCGGATTGTGGGGCACCCCACATACAAAGTGTGGTCCATCAATCCGGGCGAGTTCGGCTGGCCGGTGCGCGATACCTGGTCCGATGCCCGGGGCTCCCACGTCGCCTTCCAAAAGTTGGAAACCATCTGGAACGATTCCACGCAGGAGCTGTATTCAGCTGAAGCAGTGGACGCCTCCACGGTGGTCTTCCTTGGCGACTCGCAGCTGGACCTCGACTCATGGGGTGAACAGGGCGCCCGCACCGCTGGCTATACCCGACAAGTGGTCCGAAGCATTGGCGGCATCGGATACGTTTCGGGAAGTCCTGCCGTAGGCGGCAATTCGGCGACGGATGCCGTGCTCCTGGACCGGATTCTTTTGCCCCAAGGAAACCCCGGACTGGTGGTGGTGACTCTTGGTGGAAACGACGCCCGGATTCTTGCCACCGATGCCGCGATCCTGTCCCAGGCCAACCGACTGTGGGATGAACTGCGCCGCAAATATCCCCGCAGCACCATCCTCATCACGGGGGTTATCTCCCGCTACGACGCCAGCCATTTCCAGCGCCGATGGGTGGACGGGCTCTTGACACGCGAAGCTGCTGTCCGGGGCTGGCCACGCATCTCGATGGCCGGGACCGCAACTATTGCTGGGGCCACCTGGAATTATCTTGATGACGTCCACTTAAACCAGACCGGACACAACAAGGTGGCCCCGCTCTACGCGTCCGCGCTCAAGTACGTCCTGGGCAAGTAG
- a CDS encoding ester cyclase produces MEPEDNKALVRRFYEAIDAGNIEAMDDLVAEDYLDHHPPFPGLSAGREGLKEAFRIFLQATPGHHVIEDQICEGDKVVTRLTAHGRHEGELPGPLAATGAQLDETAVAIHRIQDGRIVEHWSDRDDLALMQQLGIIQMPGA; encoded by the coding sequence GTGGAGCCTGAGGATAACAAAGCGCTGGTTAGGCGCTTCTACGAAGCGATCGATGCCGGCAACATCGAAGCGATGGACGATCTGGTTGCTGAAGACTACCTGGACCATCACCCTCCTTTCCCCGGGCTCTCGGCTGGACGGGAGGGACTGAAGGAGGCCTTCCGCATTTTCCTCCAGGCCACGCCGGGACATCATGTTATTGAAGATCAGATCTGCGAAGGCGACAAGGTAGTTACCAGGCTGACCGCCCATGGTCGACACGAAGGCGAGCTGCCCGGTCCGCTGGCTGCTACAGGCGCCCAACTGGACGAAACCGCCGTTGCCATCCACAGAATTCAGGACGGCAGGATTGTGGAGCATTGGTCCGATCGCGACGACCTCGCGCTGATGCAGCAGCTTGGGATTATTCAGATGCCAGGCGCCTGA
- a CDS encoding TetR family transcriptional regulator, translating into MRLTAEDLTTRARIRDAAIGLFGRAGFGPATVRAVASAAGVSPGLVIHHFGSKAGLREACDQHVLAQTASQGREKTDPGTARQLIQDYLNHPDQYANEIAYIRRSLGDESEAGDAFFDAVVRQTQDIIEAGIAAGTIRDFDDVRSTAVVVASNSLSMLMLGRHLSRALGADVAEPHGIGPELLRQLTVPALDIYTNGFYADSRFLDSARDALQQDTINQGREHAP; encoded by the coding sequence ATGCGTTTAACCGCAGAGGATTTAACCACCCGTGCACGCATCCGTGATGCCGCCATTGGACTGTTCGGCCGCGCTGGTTTCGGCCCTGCTACCGTCCGCGCGGTCGCCTCTGCCGCAGGGGTCAGCCCTGGGCTGGTGATCCACCATTTCGGCAGCAAGGCAGGTCTGCGCGAAGCATGCGACCAGCATGTCCTCGCGCAGACAGCCAGCCAGGGCAGGGAGAAAACAGACCCAGGCACCGCACGCCAATTGATCCAGGACTACCTCAACCACCCGGACCAGTACGCCAACGAAATCGCCTACATTCGCCGCTCCCTGGGTGACGAATCCGAGGCCGGCGACGCATTCTTCGACGCCGTGGTGCGCCAGACGCAGGACATCATCGAGGCCGGAATCGCTGCCGGCACCATCCGCGACTTCGACGACGTCCGGTCCACCGCCGTCGTCGTTGCATCAAACAGCCTCTCAATGCTCATGCTGGGCAGGCACCTCTCACGGGCGCTGGGTGCAGATGTAGCCGAACCGCACGGCATAGGACCGGAACTGCTGCGGCAATTGACCGTGCCTGCGCTGGACATCTACACCAACGGCTTCTATGCGGATTCGCGGTTCCTGGACTCGGCCCGCGACGCCCTGCAGCAGGACACCATCAACCAAGGAAGGGAGCATGCCCCGTGA
- a CDS encoding ABC transporter ATP-binding protein, with protein sequence MTQAIVVEGLRKKFGQREVLHGLDFAVEPGTVFGVIGPNGAGKTTTMRCLLDIIRPSAGTISVLGQDPRRAGIGLRRRIGYLPGELHLENRTTGRRMLEHFEAISGPVQPKYVNELAERLDLDLDRQTRKLSKGNKQKLGLLQAFMHRPELLVLDEPTSGLDPLVQQEFHSLVREVVDDGATVFLSSHVLSEVQQAADAVAILRDGGIVTISTVEALRNAAVRQLRFNAAGAETHDVGALLARVPGVANVVLRELPGDSAAEAAVEATATLSGQVQPLVQELARLNLTDLVLEEPDLEEAVLTLYTGHYAGNGNGHGGNGRNGNGHTSLSHTEGAHHV encoded by the coding sequence GTGACCCAGGCAATCGTCGTCGAGGGGTTGCGCAAGAAGTTCGGCCAGCGCGAGGTCCTCCACGGACTCGATTTCGCCGTTGAACCGGGAACGGTCTTCGGCGTCATTGGACCGAACGGGGCGGGCAAAACCACCACCATGCGCTGCCTGCTGGATATCATCCGGCCAAGCGCGGGGACCATTTCAGTCTTGGGCCAGGATCCGCGCCGCGCCGGAATCGGGCTGCGCCGCAGGATCGGTTACCTCCCCGGTGAACTCCACTTGGAGAACCGAACCACGGGCCGCCGCATGCTCGAGCACTTCGAGGCCATCAGCGGCCCGGTACAGCCCAAATATGTCAACGAGTTGGCAGAACGGCTGGACCTGGATTTGGACCGGCAGACCCGCAAGCTCTCCAAAGGGAACAAGCAGAAGCTCGGCCTCCTGCAGGCGTTCATGCACCGCCCCGAGCTCCTGGTGCTCGATGAACCAACCAGCGGCCTGGATCCCCTGGTCCAACAGGAATTCCATTCACTGGTCCGCGAAGTGGTGGACGATGGCGCCACGGTCTTCCTCAGCTCACACGTGCTGAGCGAGGTCCAGCAGGCCGCCGACGCCGTAGCCATCCTTCGCGACGGCGGCATCGTGACCATCTCCACTGTTGAGGCCTTGAGGAACGCGGCCGTACGGCAGTTGCGGTTCAACGCGGCGGGCGCAGAAACGCACGACGTCGGGGCGCTGCTGGCGCGGGTGCCCGGCGTCGCCAACGTTGTGCTGCGGGAGCTTCCTGGTGACAGCGCAGCGGAAGCCGCCGTCGAAGCAACGGCGACGCTCTCGGGGCAGGTCCAGCCACTGGTGCAGGAGCTGGCCCGATTAAACCTCACAGACCTCGTCCTGGAGGAGCCGGATTTGGAGGAAGCCGTGCTGACTCTCTACACGGGGCACTATGCGGGCAACGGAAACGGACACGGCGGAAACGGACGAAATGGAAATGGACACACGTCCCTGAGCCACACGGAAGGAGCACACCATGTCTAA
- a CDS encoding ABC transporter permease subunit has product MSKFLPLFTKALTDSWRSTLAWALGLTAAIMLYLPLYPSIGGSAQMQQMIDALPQEMTKALNYDQIATGPGYTQATLFGLIGFLLMSMASVGWGAAAVGGDEESGLLELTLAHSVTRIQVVLERALALVVRVAILSALVFLLVLVLNGPSKLDIDVGHLFGAVVLFAALALLSGTAALCVGALTGRKVYAIAAGAAVAVLGYVFNAVGRQSPDVDWLLNLSPYHWAYGNSPVTNGADWGAAAGLLGISAALIALGAVALQRRDVGV; this is encoded by the coding sequence ATGTCTAAGTTCCTCCCCCTCTTCACGAAAGCCTTGACTGACTCGTGGCGGTCCACCCTCGCGTGGGCCTTGGGACTGACGGCCGCGATCATGCTGTACCTGCCGCTGTATCCGTCCATCGGCGGCAGCGCGCAAATGCAGCAAATGATCGACGCACTCCCCCAGGAGATGACCAAGGCCCTGAACTATGACCAGATCGCCACCGGACCTGGCTATACCCAGGCCACCCTTTTCGGGTTGATCGGTTTCCTGCTGATGTCCATGGCCTCCGTCGGTTGGGGCGCGGCGGCAGTCGGCGGGGACGAGGAGTCTGGGCTGTTGGAATTGACCTTGGCCCATAGCGTGACCCGAATCCAGGTGGTCCTTGAACGCGCCCTGGCACTCGTGGTCCGCGTCGCGATCCTCTCAGCCTTGGTCTTCCTGCTGGTGCTGGTGCTGAACGGGCCCTCGAAACTGGATATCGACGTCGGGCATCTCTTCGGTGCGGTAGTGCTGTTTGCCGCTTTGGCACTGCTGAGCGGAACAGCGGCGCTGTGCGTAGGTGCGCTGACCGGGCGGAAGGTTTATGCGATTGCGGCGGGTGCCGCGGTCGCCGTCCTCGGCTATGTCTTCAACGCTGTTGGGAGGCAAAGTCCCGACGTCGACTGGCTGCTGAACCTTTCGCCGTACCACTGGGCGTACGGCAATTCACCCGTGACGAACGGTGCTGATTGGGGAGCGGCTGCGGGCCTGCTGGGTATTTCCGCGGCGCTTATCGCACTGGGCGCGGTTGCACTTCAGCGGCGGGACGTCGGCGTTTAG
- a CDS encoding acyl-CoA thioesterase, with protein sequence MHLLLRTLMLLFTSSKRSPLGAWETSSLPLRVLPTDIDIAMHVNNGMYFSLMDLGRFDLMVRSGIWKKMRRRGWSPVAAGETIAFRKSLQLWQRYTIETRIIGLDTKAIYFEQRMVVEGEIYARAHIATRLVNKGKPVTQEEIIAEFGAPPADLELPEWIHEWRENNALPGARRPAPHVWA encoded by the coding sequence CCAAGCGTTCACCCTTGGGTGCTTGGGAAACGTCCTCGCTGCCCCTGCGCGTTCTGCCGACGGACATCGACATCGCGATGCACGTGAACAACGGTATGTATTTCTCCTTGATGGACCTCGGCCGTTTCGACCTCATGGTTCGCAGCGGTATCTGGAAAAAGATGCGCCGACGCGGCTGGAGTCCCGTGGCTGCCGGAGAGACCATCGCTTTCCGCAAGTCATTGCAACTCTGGCAGCGCTACACCATCGAAACGCGCATCATCGGACTGGATACCAAAGCCATCTACTTTGAGCAGCGCATGGTGGTGGAGGGTGAGATCTACGCCCGCGCCCACATCGCAACCCGTTTGGTCAACAAGGGAAAGCCAGTGACGCAGGAGGAGATCATTGCTGAGTTCGGTGCGCCACCGGCTGATCTGGAATTGCCGGAGTGGATCCATGAATGGCGCGAAAACAATGCGCTCCCAGGAGCCCGTCGGCCAGCTCCGCACGTGTGGGCTTAG